The genomic interval CCACCGTAGAACAGCCCAGAAATACCCTCACCCCCTTGGGTAAAGTTATTGGGGTTGGCAAACAAACCTACGGCTAGGGTGCCCCAGATGCCGCAGACCAGGTGCACCGAGGTAGCACCCACAGGGTCGTCGATCTTAATGCTGTCAAAGAAGCCGACCGCGAACACCACCAGGATGCCGCCAATCAAACCGACCACGAAAGCACCTGCATAACCAAAGACAAAGCAGCCAGCGGTAACCGATACCAGACCAGCCAGAATGCCGTTGATAGTCATCGACAGGTCGGGCTTGCCGCTCATTGCCCAGGAGACAAACGTAGCGGCTACACCACCGGCAGCAGCACCCAGGTTGGTGGTAACCGCAATATAGGCTACGTTTGAATCGGCTGCGAGCTGAGAACCAGGGTTGAACCCAAACCAGCCTAACCAGAGGATGAGGCAGCCCAGGGTCGCAATGCTCAAATTGTGGCCAGGCAGAGCATTAACCTGCCCATCAGAGTTGTACTTACCCATGCGGGGGCCAAGAAAAGCCGCTCCCATAAGAGCTGCCCACCCGCCAACAGAGTGCACAATTGTAGACCCGGCAAAGTCGTGGAAACCAAGATCAGCCAGCCAGCCACCACCCCAGAGCCAGTGGCCAGTGATGGGGTAGGCAATAGCGGTCAGCAAAACGCTGAAGATGAGAAAGTCAACAAACTTGATGCGCTCGGCCACTGCCCCAGACACGATGGTGGCAGCAGTGCCAGCGAAGGCAACCTGGAACAGGAAGAACGTATCCTTGGTGAGGTTTATGCCATCGGGACCTAAACCGTACAGCTCAGGGGCACCACCGAGGAAGAAGCTCCCCCAGCCTACCCAGCCGTTGCCATTTGCACCAAACATCAGCGAAAAGCCGATGAACCAAAAGGCTAGGGTGGCTAGCGCAAACACAATCAGGTTTTTGGTCAACACGTTGACAGCATTCTTTTGCCGGCAAAAGCCAGTCTCCACCATGGCGAAGCCGGCGTTCATGAAAATGACCAAGAACGAACAGACCAGCACCCAAATGTTATTGAGGGTGACTTGCACATCGGCAGCAGTCAACTCTTCCTGAGCGTGAGCTGCGACTCCCCAGGTGGCCAGAATAATCAACGCCAATGGGATACAGGCTATCCAAGCCCAGCCGCCAACCCGGGCGAATAGACGCTTAAACACCTGGTCAAAGGGCGGCACATTGGCATTCCAAAAGCTCGGCTTAGACCGCCTCCGGAACTTAGAACGATTACGCAACACTAGATTAGACATCTCAACAGACGTTCCTTCAACACAATCAGACAGTGAACACGGCCTACCGCTTTTCGGATCTGTGCTCTCAGCCGCATAGCAGTGAGAAGATCCGCATGGGAGCTAAGGCCCACAGAATAGATGCATTCTGCGAACCACATACAAAGTTGCAAGTTTCTAACGGCGGCTACCTCAACCGAGAAATACCTTTAGAAACCCACACCGATCTGCCTAAACATTTTTGAGATTAAGGGCAGAGGAATTTGCGTGTAAATAGAACAAGTTGATTCCATCAATTCTGAGGCAAGCAATCTGTATCAGGCGATACACAACACCACACAAGGCTGCTACATCCCTTATGTAATCCTTAAAACACGGGGTTAATTAACTGCAAATTAATTTGTTTGTTAAAGACGTTTTAAGGAACATTGCAGTCAAAAAAGGTGCTGGTGTCTTCTAAACTTGATTCGCTAAGTAGCTTTGGGGTCCAAGCTGATCGAGTTTTTGCTGTTTGGCGAGCACTGAAGCTTCAAGAGCGCGGCGATATTGGGCGACCTGGTCGAGTAGGGTAGGGCGATCGGTAGCCAAAATCTGCACCGCCAGCAGCCCAGCATTCATGGCATTGCCAATGGCAACTGTGGCTACCGGAATGCCTGCTGGCATTTGCACAATGGAGTAGAGCGAATCGAGCCCTTGCATAGTGCGGCTGACTACGGGGACGCCGATTACTGGTAGTGGGGTGAGGGCAGCGACCATGCCGGGCAGGTGAGCGGCCCCTCCAGCTCCGGCAATGATCACCTTGAGGCCGCGATCGCGGGCAGTTTGAGCATAGGTAACCATGCGCTCGGGGGTACGGTGGGCCGACACAATGGCCACTTCGTGAGCGACCCCAAACTCGGTACAGATCTCAATGGCGGCAGCCATGGTGGGCAGGTCTGAATCGCTGCCCATAATGATGCCAATTTCAGGGCTGTTGTCAGAGCCAATCTCAGAGTTAGTCATCGCCTTCGCTGCCGTCGAAAAGTGCCTACCCATCATGCCACTGGCAGGTTTCAGGCGATGGCCCCAGAAGCCTGGGGGAAGGTTGAGTTTCGTTGCGGGCCGTTTTGGCGCAGCAAAACATCATAGAATTTTACAGAAATTAGCAAACCCTGAAGCCCTCCCTATGACTGCCACTGACGACAAAACCGTAGTTCGCGAATACTTCAATGCCACTGGCTTTGACCGCTGGCAGCGCATCTACGGCGATGGCGAAGTCAATAAAGTTCAGCTCGACATTCGCAAGGGTCATCAGCAGACCGTAGACACGCTGATGGGCTGGCTAGAGGCCGATGGCAATCTGGCTGGGCTCAGCTGCTGCGATGCGGGCTGCGGCGTAGGCAGTCTAACGATTCCCCTGGCTCAGGCAGGTGCGCAGGTCTATGCCAGCGACATCTCCGCCAAAATGGTCGAGGAGGCCCGCCAAAGAGCGGAGGTAGCTTTAGAGGGCAAAAATTTGCCTACCTTTGAGGTCAAAGACCTGGAGGAGTTGGCCGGTCGCTACCACACAGTGATTTGCTTAGACGTGCTGATTCACTATCCTCAGGACAAAGTGCAGGGCATGATCAGCCATCTCGGTTCGCTAGCCGAGTCGCGCCTGATTATGAGCTTTGCGCCCAAGACGCTGTTCTATAGCGCGCTGAAGAAGGTGGGCGAATTCTTCCCGGGGCCGAGCAAAACCACTCGTGCATATCTGCACCGGGAGGCCGACATTGTGAAGGCGCTGGAGGCCGAAGGCTGGCGCATCGAGCGGCGCACCTTGACCAAGACCCAGTTTTACTTCTCGCGCATGCTAGAAGCCGTCAAAGACCAGTAGGCCGCTATAGGCAGGAACGAGACAGCCATGACTCTAGAGCGGCTATGGATCGCGATCGCAGCGGTGCTGGGCGGCACCGCCGTAGCCGCAGGAGCCTTTGCCACCCACGCCCTTAAACCTCAGCTCAGCGATCGACTGCTGGCGGTGTTTGAGACCGCAGCCCGCTATCAGATGTACCACGCCCTGGCTCTGCTGCTGCTGGTCCTAGTGCGGCACCAAGGGCTAGCGGCCCCAGGATGGCTTGCCGTCTCAGGGTGGGCCTTGATCGCCGGTACGGTCGTATTTTCGGGCAGCCTCTATGTCTTGGCACTGACGGGTCAAACTATGCTAGGGGCCTGGCACTGACGGGTCAAACTATGCTAGGGGCCGTGGCCCCGATTGGCGGCGCAGCTTTGATGGTGGGCTGGGCCTGTCTGGCCATAGCCGGGCTGCGGGGGGCTGGAGAGAGTTAGGGAGTCAGAGGGTAGCGGAATTGGGTGACTCGCTGACCATATTTTTCTCTCTGGAGCGCTATCTCTATCCAGAGTCCACCTACTCAGCCCAGGCGGGCAGGCTATGATAACCCTGTGTCACGCCGGGCCGCTATGTTTGAATACCTATCGCCGCGATCGCTGGCTACGCTCCAGGAGATTATCGAGTACCTGGAACTCCAGCAGGCCGCCCAAGATTTCCGCCTGGAGGTTGAGCACCGGGCCAACCTGGAAGCTTACTATCAGTGGTATGACCAAGTAGCCGCCGAAAACCGCCGCGATCTGGAGCAGATGCGGACAGAGACAAACCTTTTGACCTGGTTCAGCCGTCGCTCTATCTAAGAGAGCAACAGAGCCTAACCCAATCAACTTTTTGAGCGATTCGCGCCCAGGATTAGAGCAGTTCTAACTCATCTTGCTTGAGGTGAGCGCGCATGGGCCGCTTAGCCCCCTCGACCTCAAACTCCACCTGAACCGGAAAGTTAGGGCTGATGGGGCGACCCTTGTAGTCGGTGAGAATAGTCACAACGACTCCCTCTAAACCTTTAGCATCGAAGGCTTCGTTGCGGTGCAGCGGGTGGTGATAAAAAATAACCGATTCTTTGATTCGGACGCGTTCGCCAACATTCATAGCACACACTCGCTCTTACTCAATCCTCCCTAGCGCCTGGTGACCAGGTGGGAACTTGCTTTTTTGTAGCCCTATTATCTTTGCACAGGATGGGCGCTTACACGTGGCTGCTGCCGATCAGGTCGAGCTATTCCCTGACTGGGGGCCGTAGGGCTGCATGAGTTCATCCAGACGCTGGGCTATAGCAGCCATTTCGGGGTCACGGCGGGCGACTGATTGAGTGCGGTCCTGAAACGCCTGGCCAATTTCGGTGTCATAGAGCAGGTGACGGGCCTGGTTGAGCAATTCGGGGGCGCGATCTAGGGGCTGGGGCTGCTTTGACATCAACACCTCGTCGATTTGCACAATCAGTTGAGAGATAGGCCGCAGCCAGCTAAATTGCTCGTGGTTGAGCACCAGACGCAGGTAGTCGCCCTTGTTGGCGATCGCACCGTGGTTGGCCTCGTAGCGGTCTTTCTCAGCATCCATCAAAATTTTGTGGGCCTTCAGCAGCAGGGGTCGAAACTGGCGCAGGGATTCAAAGGCCGGATCAGAAGCAGGATTACCAACAGTCATGTAACTCTCGCGCAGGCGTGCAGTACTCCCTTCACCATTCCACGAATAGAGAGCGATTTCAAGCCGCCCGGTGCTGAGGGGCGATCGCCCCCATGGGGTGACTGGGTTTGGTGTCACAATAGCCCTACGTTCCTTTTATCTGGTCATGGACTTTACCACCGTTCGCCCTGGGCAGCTTTCCATCATTGCTAACGATTTCGATGCCCGGCCGATGAGTTTTGTGCAAGATGGCGATCGCCAGGGCTACGAACCGGCTGTGGCGCGGGCGGTGAGCGAGGCCCTGGGGTTGGTGCCGGTGTGGTTTGACTGCCCACCCGAAGAGTTTTACCCCACCCTTAGCACTGGCGATTACGACGTGGTGTGGTTTAGCCAGGCTATTACCCAAGATCGCCGCGCCTGGGCCGACTTTACCCGCCCCTACGGTCGCTTTGACGAGGCCGTGCTAGTGCGCGAAGACAGCCCTATCCAGACGATGGAAGACCTATCGGGCAAGCGGCTCGGCTCCCTGGCGGGCAGCAGCCCACTCATTCTCACTGAAGCTTTGCCTGACCTAGAATGGGTGCCGTTCGAAGGGGCCGACCACACCCGACCTACCTTGCTGACGGCCCTGGGCCAGGGCGCGATCGATGCCCTGGTGGGCGATGCCCTGCTGCTACTTACCGCCGAGGCCGACACTACTAGTCTGCGAGTAGCTTTTCAAATTCCCACCCAACACCCCTTTGGCGTTGGGGTGTTGCCAGGCAACCGGGAACTGCTGGAGGCCCTCAATCAGGCGATCAATCAGCTAATTATGAACGGCACCCTGGCTAAGCTGTGGGCCCAGTGGATTCCTTACAAGCCGTTTCCGTTTTAGCAGGGTCGAGGTTGGGAGCGGGCAGTTGGGCAATGAATGCCGTTGCATCCTTCACTGAGAGGGGCGAAGAGAAGTAATAGCCCTGCCCTCCCTGACACTGGTGGGCCTGAAGGTAAGCCGCCTGCTCGGCGGTTTCAATGCCCTCGGCCACCACCGTCAAATTGAGGTTGGTGGCCAAGCTGATGATGGCTTTGACAATTTCGTAGTCGTCCGTGCTGGGGTCAGAGCGATGCAGGTGGGTAATAAACGACTTGTCAATTTTGAGCACGTCGATGGGAAATCGATGCAGGTAGCTGAGGGATGAGT from Nodosilinea sp. FACHB-141 carries:
- a CDS encoding ABC transporter substrate-binding protein; the protein is MDFTTVRPGQLSIIANDFDARPMSFVQDGDRQGYEPAVARAVSEALGLVPVWFDCPPEEFYPTLSTGDYDVVWFSQAITQDRRAWADFTRPYGRFDEAVLVREDSPIQTMEDLSGKRLGSLAGSSPLILTEALPDLEWVPFEGADHTRPTLLTALGQGAIDALVGDALLLLTAEADTTSLRVAFQIPTQHPFGVGVLPGNRELLEALNQAINQLIMNGTLAKLWAQWIPYKPFPF
- a CDS encoding ammonium transporter; the protein is MSNLVLRNRSKFRRRSKPSFWNANVPPFDQVFKRLFARVGGWAWIACIPLALIILATWGVAAHAQEELTAADVQVTLNNIWVLVCSFLVIFMNAGFAMVETGFCRQKNAVNVLTKNLIVFALATLAFWFIGFSLMFGANGNGWVGWGSFFLGGAPELYGLGPDGINLTKDTFFLFQVAFAGTAATIVSGAVAERIKFVDFLIFSVLLTAIAYPITGHWLWGGGWLADLGFHDFAGSTIVHSVGGWAALMGAAFLGPRMGKYNSDGQVNALPGHNLSIATLGCLILWLGWFGFNPGSQLAADSNVAYIAVTTNLGAAAGGVAATFVSWAMSGKPDLSMTINGILAGLVSVTAGCFVFGYAGAFVVGLIGGILVVFAVGFFDSIKIDDPVGATSVHLVCGIWGTLAVGLFANPNNFTQGGEGISGLFYGGGLGQLGLQILGILTVGLFTVVLSTIFWLVVKSVLGLRVSAEEEMKGLDIGEHGMEAYSGFLKDTSDMTGVM
- the bchM gene encoding magnesium protoporphyrin IX methyltransferase; translated protein: MTATDDKTVVREYFNATGFDRWQRIYGDGEVNKVQLDIRKGHQQTVDTLMGWLEADGNLAGLSCCDAGCGVGSLTIPLAQAGAQVYASDISAKMVEEARQRAEVALEGKNLPTFEVKDLEELAGRYHTVICLDVLIHYPQDKVQGMISHLGSLAESRLIMSFAPKTLFYSALKKVGEFFPGPSKTTRAYLHREADIVKALEAEGWRIERRTLTKTQFYFSRMLEAVKDQ
- the purE gene encoding 5-(carboxyamino)imidazole ribonucleotide mutase; protein product: MTNSEIGSDNSPEIGIIMGSDSDLPTMAAAIEICTEFGVAHEVAIVSAHRTPERMVTYAQTARDRGLKVIIAGAGGAAHLPGMVAALTPLPVIGVPVVSRTMQGLDSLYSIVQMPAGIPVATVAIGNAMNAGLLAVQILATDRPTLLDQVAQYRRALEASVLAKQQKLDQLGPQSYLANQV
- a CDS encoding ferredoxin-thioredoxin reductase variable chain, yielding MNVGERVRIKESVIFYHHPLHRNEAFDAKGLEGVVVTILTDYKGRPISPNFPVQVEFEVEGAKRPMRAHLKQDELELL
- a CDS encoding DUF423 domain-containing protein, which gives rise to MTLERLWIAIAAVLGGTAVAAGAFATHALKPQLSDRLLAVFETAARYQMYHALALLLLVLVRHQGLAAPGWLAVSGWALIAGTVVFSGSLYVLALTGQTMLGAWH